The DNA window aatacaaataataaattgGTGATACATTGGTGTGATACCTTCGTGCACATTTGCTTGATTTTGGTACAGGGGTTGGGGTGCGATAGGCTAATCAACACTAACAGCTGGATTTACAGCAGTATACAAACAACTACGAGTCAGGAGAATGTTGTGGTGCAtcaaattcattcattttcattattttgcagTTCTAATGTTAAATCTGCCACCGTTATTACTGTTTCTTCATATGTGCTGCGGAAGAATAGAAAGCTTGGCAAGTGTGGTAACAGTAACTAAGTGGGGTGGCCTTAGTGAATGGTCAGTTGAGAAAATAACTACTGTTTGCCTCCTTAAAGCACTGAACTGCCACTTTTCTGGTGTCATACAAATATAAAGCTGATATATATCCATTGACTTCTTTGTTTTCTTACCTGAGTGGGTCCTGAAGTGCATTTCTAGACTGGACTTTCCTTTAAATTCCTTCTTGCAAACCTCACACTGATGCACAGCAGTTTTATACCTGTAAACAAAGTCCTCATTAATAGACAGAAACCAAGAACTCAAGGGAAACattaacacttttacaaatTCACCATCAGACTATGACTGAGATTTGTGAAATAACATACTTCTGCCAAACTTTCTCTCCCAAATGAATGCTTTTGTAGTGGACTGTCAGATGATCATGGCGCCTGAAGCACTTGCCGCACTCTTCACACTGGTGTGCTTTCTCACCTGTAATAAACATGGgttaaacacacaacatgttATTTTTGCCGCTAGGGGTCTCTCACAAAAGATTTTAATGCTGTTTTGAAGTAGCGTGAGATCAAGGGATTTGTTATCTTCATTGCTAAACAACCGTCGATAAAGATTGATCTGACGTGACCAAGTGGCGACCACCAAGCCtaaaaagtgaagctaataaaaaagtgccttaaacctgcattctttcctaTGTCCAACAGGGGGAAACTcaatcactgtaaaaaagaaaaaaagaagtctcTGAGAAAATGAACCTACttcttactaaaaaaagactcaggcgccccttgctaaccaagctagctagcgtTAGAGTTATTTTAGTGTCCTTCAAGCTGCACATGCTCTGGTTGCAAATATCCAAGATGGTAGCAGTCAAAATGCCACATACAAGGCTTCAAAACTGGAGTCCACAAACAAATGGGTAACGCCGTGGTAAATACGTCCgttatttttaacaaaatattcaACAAAATATTAGGCCTGTCAAAATAACGCATCCTGATGGAACTGCTGATAGGAGCACTGTTCTGTGccagaaagacatttttacttcAAACCTGAAATACCACCCCAAAGCAAAACACTGAATAAGAACCTAAGTTGACCTGGGACTGATTAACCAACTCATTAGAAATTATAGGGATGTTGAccttttaattaagtttttaatgtaaatgctTCTTGTGGCAAATATTGATATAATTgcgataattaattttttaaaaacccatgtaattattagattattttgtATCGCTTGGCGGCCCAACAAAATTTATAACACAGCtccattttttccacatttgaatgcttaaatgtttcatattatacctttaaattaAATACCGACTGGTGAGAGTGAAAGGTTACAGTAAAGACAAAgaacagtattattattattattattattattattattattattattattaaaacaaaaaacacaaaagaacttCTGTTTGTCTGATACTTTACCAGAGTGTATTTTCTGATGTTTGGTCAAGTGATCGTGGCGTATGAAGGTTTTTCCACATTCGTCACACTCATAGCGCTTGTCATCATGGTGAACTCTGAGGTGAAGCCTATCCAAGGAACAGTTTGCTCATTATAACCAACTCTAAAAATGGAGAGTTTGAAATGTTCACAATCACTTTCTTCAATCTCGGCTGACCCACCTGTAGGAGCTGCCATGGCGGAAACTTTGGCCACAGATACTACAGAGGTGAGGTTTCTCCCCACTGTGGATCCTCAAGTGCTCTCTCAGGGTTGTCCTGCAAGAAGAAACACACGCCTCTTACTGATCTTTTTTCTGCAGTTcagcatttcaaaataagagctggggaaataaagaaaatgtgggGGAAGTTTAGACGCAGAGAGACGTACCGTTCCCGGACGGATTTCCCACAAACAAAGCAGGTCCACTTTCTTTTTCCTCCGTGTGTGCACTCAATGTGCCTCTTTCTGTTGCCTGTGTCATTAAACTGTCGGCCGCAAATCTCACAGGGAAAGGGacctgaaaataaaaagattgagATTTAAACCCTAgtccataaactcattaggaaaatgtttactgagattgtaaatcaagtgagaagtgggctccttttctcatagacttccttacaatcagacttcatttttgcaaccagtaaagtcgccccctgctggccaataGAAAGAATGCTGGTTTAAGGTACCTTCTCATTGGCCTCGCTTTTCAGACACAGATTTGAGCTTTCATCTCATGCTTGAATTCCCACAGCAACATTTAATGTTTCTTCCTAAaatttctctgttttctctacttaaatatttcattaagTGTTATGAAACTGTTAAAAAGGTTTTCATGAGCAAGAATAACAGATCGCGTTTCAATCGTAGgggcataaaaataaaatgttcaatataTATTTCTCACCTAAGTGGAACTTTTCCTGGTGCTTCAGTCTGGCAAACCTGGACTTGAAGTACTCGTCACAgaaggaacatttaaaaggtCGGTCCTGGGTGTGCAGGATCATGTGCTCCTGTAGATGTGGCCTGCGGGTGAAGGTCTTCAGGCAAATCTGTTTCAGAGGGGTCAAAGGTTACAGactattattttcaaaataaactcttTACATGGAGTGTAGCATTCTTAACtgcaaatatgtatttatttagtgtcATTCATCATCTATTTGAGATCAGCTGTAAATAATATGACTGGAACTGATTCTTACAGCACATTTCCAGCCTtcactcttcctcttcctcttggtAAAAAACTCTTGGATGTGGTCTGGATGAAACCTGGCAGTGAAgaaacatgacatcatcatcatcatcataatataatatgacTGTATCAACCACAGCTGTTGCCATTATAGAGTTCAATTGTTATTAGCTcttcaaaatgtatgtttttcaaGAACTTTAGATCAAAATGATTAAGATGGCCCAGTTGTACATTTTTGCTGTCTGAGAATATTATAATTctcataataatattataatacattttattgcgTAGTCTGGCAAATTTTATAACCAAAGCAAATTAAACAGGAAGGTAGATTGTTTTCACCAGAACACTGAGCATGACTGAGACTGCAGTAACTCACCTCCTGACATGTTTGGCCAGGGTTTTCTTGCTGGCATGGAGTTTGTTACAGAAGGGGCATTTGTGCTCCTTCTTCTGGAAGGGAGCGTCGCTGGTGTGCTTCTTCTTGTGTACGGTCAGGTTAGACTTGGTGGAGTAGCGCTGAAGACAGATGTCACACTGgaatggtttctctcctgtgtgaactctGGTGTGACTCTCATATTTCcctataaaatgtacaagttaACATGATGTATCAGCATTGGTGAATTAGGATGataattttccctttttttttatttttattttatagaacAAAAGATCAATTAGTTAATGGACAAAGAAAAATCAACGAATTAATCTGTAAAACTTCCTTAATCCTCTACCATGTAACATATAAATTACTATTTAAACAGTTATGAGTTATAAATTAGATACTAAACCCTTATCTTTTAGGAGAAAAATATCTGtgtcaaaaaaattacatataaatattattttccactttcaatTTCACAGGTCTTTTTAACAATCAGCCCTGTTCATACTTACTAaatattcagtcatttttaGAATCTTGTCTTGTTTACATAATGGCAGTGATGgttttatgaaaatatatatatatatatatatatttttagtataCTAAATACTGGTTGGACTTTTTTCACAGCCTGGGATATGTAAATTATAAGCAACCACAACGCTGTACTCCAGTGGAGTAGAATCCATGAGAAGAAGCATGTAGTTGTATAgtgcaaacatgaaaaaatagctaaatCTGGTTGGAAatactgtggaaaaaaatacatttttgaagcCAGTGCTCCGGATTGAAAGCCTGGTATAACAGAATGCTTTAATTGCTGTGGGACcataaaatgtggttttaatggGTGACATTTTTTGTACTTAAGGGTGAATTTATTTTGGCTGCACAGTTTATTATAGACTTATTACAGGAGCTGTGGTTAAACTTCTAAAATTCAGGTTATGTAATTATGTATAAATACAGCTAATATGGTCAAAAAGTTACTAattaaaaagtgatgcacaaaGGTTAATAGTGTTCCAGACATCTCAGTCTGGTAAGCTGAGTGAGTAACACTAGAAATACAACTACCCTCATACAGTAGCCAGCACTACTGTACTATTACTGTGATTACAAGAGATAACATTAAAGATGACACTGAAAATCTAGACCTTAGCTCATGGTTCCCACCTGCTCGGTCGAAGGTTTTGTCGCATTTGGGGCACTTGAGAATCTTCTTGCTGGAGGTTTTGATGATGACAGGAGCCAGACCTTCAGGGTACACTGAACTCTGGGTCGAACTTCCTGCTGCTGGCACCTGCGCCTCCACTTCTCCATCAGCCTGGTGCTCTGTCCTGACAACATCTGAAGCGTGCTGACCTTCGTTCTTGTCTGCTGCACAAACATCGATAACTTTTCTCTGGGCCGCCACATCCTCATTCATGTCTCCTTCCTGTTCTCCTTCCTCTTCGTCCATTACGTCTTGTGCAGACGTCTCGTTCTCATCCAGTTTGGGCGCTTGGTTTTCCACGACCACCTTCCCCACTGCTTCCATTCTTTCTTCATCCTGATCTCTGCGTACATATACAGTCCTTTGTTTTTCCTCAGGAGCGTTGATAAAGTACTCCACGTTTTCTCTCTGATACTTGGTGGGTGTTCTCCTCCTGCGAGCCGACCTCCGTGTGGTTGCAGTCCTCTGAGGTGCCGTCTTCTCCTTCTCTGTCGAGGTTTCCTGCTGCACATCAGTGTGACACTCAGCCAAGTGGTTGTGCTGGGAGCTGTCAGTGGTAAACTGACGACCGCACATGGTGTACTGAACATCACATTGGCTCTGGATGTCTGTGTCCCCTGCTGGAGAGTCACTGAACATCATTTCGCCCTCAGGGGACCCTCTTGTCTCATCCTGTGCCTGGATCACTCGTACTGGGTTGTTGTCCCCTTCTTCACACAGCAGTTTAAGTATATCCATCATGTCTAGGAATCGAGCCGCCTCAGTAAGAGCTGGGAGGTCCGTTTCTGCGACAACGCACTCAGAAGTGTACAAAAAGCCAAGCAGGAGCTGGAAAACAGAGTCCTCCACATGGTCCAGGGTCACATGTGCTGTAGCAGGGTTTTTGGACAGTTCAGCGTGGAAGTAGCTGCTCCCATGGGCCAACACCACCTTGTGGGCACTGAAGAGCTTCCcacccacagagacagacacatcaCAGAACCTCTGTCGGCTCCGGTCCTCATTCAAGAACTTGAGGAGGTTGTGACTGTGCTGCGACATAGCCAGGTTCCTGATTTGTGAGGTCGATTGTGGGACAGTTTCGGAGTTTAGTTGGAGGTTAGAGCCCAGCACAGTGCCTGGCTCTGCACCACACTCATTGCTAGCGCTGACCTGCCTGCTGCGTTTGGGACGCGGCGGATTACAAGGCTTTTTCTTCATTGGTGAGCTTGTTGAGTGTCAAAGAATCACCCCTGAAAACCAGAGAAACAAAAGCAGTGCTTAGATTGAACTTGGATCAGCGATAACACTCAGTGACTGGGGTGTGATTCAGATTTGGTAGAATTGTGTAATGTGTGAAGCTAGGCAAACAGCATGGCGTTAGAGCTGCAACGATtaatcaactaatcaattagaGGGTAGACTTAGCTAGGCCCGTCACGATTATTACTATATTGACTTATCGTTCgatttataaaaatggacatgatatttttttttctggactcaatatattgtcgattacatgcatgactttttgtgcttttttgtgttgtgtttaaagtaatgctgcaaatgtttgacaggcagtacgaattgccAGAAAAACCCTATATTTCCCaaacagccattccagctgtttatatgttattttaataattaaataatacataatgattatctcattgcaatgtcaTTTTAACAGaacctgaaagtctattttatttgttttgcttgtaatttatttatttatgttttatttatctaggatgttttaatatttcttttccacatttcaattccaatgtttaatattctcgtgaaagttcattgctgtggaaaaggatgtacttattatgctctcatattgttataaaacgtaaacaacatcgatacaacgatactatcgtttttcgtgatagtttctgggaaaatacatAGTCCCAAAAAATGTGTTACCGTGAAAGACCTAGACATAGCCATCtgtttatataataaattaatccttaaagtattttttcatgtaaaaattgttttaaaaatttagttttcagcctctcaaatgtgGAGATGTCCTACTTTGTGTCAGTTTGTAATCTATTGAGCTGTATAGCTTTGGGTCTTGAATCGGAAAAATaatagacatttaaagacatcaccttgacTTTAAGGAACTGCGAAGGACATTGGtctattttatgacatttcaGATAGCAAACAATTAATCCATATATCTAGAAAATGAACGGCAAATTACTTGatagtaaaaaataacataGCATGTAAATATAccttactttaaaaacacaacagtggaTTTAATATAGCATGAAGCTGACACGAAGGCGGCATTGTGCTGAAAAGTTTGTATTGtttgtaatgtaaaaacaaatatgtaCGAAGAGATGCACAATAACGATTTATTGCTGACATTTGAGGTATTTTTCTCCCATTTATGACATTATTGACACAGAACAACAGCAATACTCGGCTTCGTTCCTCTAAATGGATGGGGGGCAAAAAAGCCTTCTCCTACTTTGCCCCATGGTCTTGGAATAATCTGCAAACtgtgttacattttacaaaccTAGTATCCCTGGGAAAATTTAAAGCAATTCAAACGTACCATGTTACTGAAAAGTGCAATTGTTTTACCTGAGCTGGATTCAGTACATTTCtgtttgtataatgtgtgtcttgccttttttttcttttctgctgtttttactaTATGTTCCCATGTTTTGTCAATGTCATTTTAATCTCTAACTGGCAACcaatcttggccaggtctccctcgAAAAAGAGATTGCAATCTCAAGGGACTtcctggtaaaataaaggtaaaataaataaaataaaaagtaaaataaaaattataaaaacaaagcagaaagaaTAGCTAAGTGTTGCACTCAACAGGCAACAGAGGCCTCACGGAGATGAAAAAATGAAGCTAGTAAGCGTAGAGCTATCATACATTATTTCAACTGTCAAGACAGTTGTCTGTTGTTGACAATTGTCTCTCCACCTCAAGGACCCCTAACATGTTATCAGCCCCACGAACCCGGACCCCCTCCGAGGAGAGTGTTGACAAACGACCCTCGCTGCTACCCCAGAAATTGACGTCTCTATCGGGACGTTTTTAAAACATATCTTACCTTAGAGACAAGAGCCGCGTTTACAAAGCACTGTACACTCCAGCTGACAGACGTGAGgtggaaaataaacaaaggaaTAATAATTTCCTGAGTATCTGTAACGCCCCATCTTCCCATCCTCCAGAAATGTCGGACACCGTAACAAGCCGTCCGCCCATTGGCTGTTTTAGCTTTTGTCCTCTAAAGCTCTCGTTCAGAAGCTAAACAGAAAAAgggggaaataaagaaaaagagagataaaaacaaacttcGATACCGCTGTTAATTAATGTTGCATGCCACACATGACACGTCAAACACGAATCAAACGAGGAGGACGTGTTGTCGAGCAGTAAGGTTCACGAGAGGGTTCATGGGACGAGGGCATCATGGGTAATGTAGTCCGACGGGGCTTGAGTTCACTTGGAgctgcttttctctctctgtgtcctaTGGCTATGGCACAAAGCTGAATATCGTCACacacaagtcattttttgtcaaaattgtttttgtttttttgcctaaatcgtctcctcatgacgccggccacctatggtaaaatcgcctacatcctcagttgatcagatcatgtgattttacccctttaagataatggcctatgtcaagtgtgtgacttaagtggatttattatgcctaaatccaaataaaatgtgacttaggctatttttttaacatgcctttgtgacttaagcaagatatggtaacactttattttgaaggtgtctacataatagtgacatgagcgtgtcataaacatgacatgggctgcgtcatgaacattaaagacactttgaagtaacattaatgctcatgatacttgtcatgtcatgtttcggacaggcttgtgtgactcttatgtagacaccttcaaaataaccaTTATAAGTTATACATACAAATaagttaccatatcttgcttaagtcatgttcaaaaaattgcctaagtcatttatttctcttaagttacataatttagacataatttctcttaagttacataatttacacacagtgttattgtaATATCGTACGGGTGACGATATTTTACTGTGTCAAAGCATATTGATGAcaggaatgtaactaagtagcctacttttacttgagtactgtacttaaatcaatcaaatcaaatcaaaattactttatttatcccagaggggaaattcagttagtctggtaacctttgaagaatgagacagcctgatggctgaaggagcgaaggatcttttaaatctctccgtcctgcaacagagagagaggagccgtccactgctgttttttggtccataaaggttttgtgtagcggatgatctgggtatttcaggatggcctcaaacatcttgacagtgcctgtctccaccacctcctccagtgtgtccaacctggctccaaccacagaaccagctctttagaccagtctgtccaaccgccttacatctctgtgtctgatgctgcctccccaccatctgcagcatcttactacagatgtccagagatctgagcttccttaagaaaaagaggcggctctgcccctttttgtagagagcatctgtgtttagggaccagtccaacttattatccaggcaTTCTTAAATCctgagacatttttaaaaccagAACCCGAGCAACTGCAAAACAAGTACTTATTAAAACAAGTCGAAAGCTCTTAGGACTCTTCAGAGAACTTTCTCGGGATTAAGTACGTGTCGTTTTAATGAGAGTCTTCCCAGATTAGAACCACCACTTTACTTGTTGGCTGGCCTCAGTCCAGCTAGCGACTGTAGCCAATTACTCAACCGTGGACTgctctgtggtgtgtgtgtccacacgtgtattttatgtttacactcaccggccactttattaggtacacctgttcaattAATTGTTAACTcgaatatctaatcagccaatcacatggcagcaactcagtgcatttgagcatgttgacatggtgaagacgaacTACTGAAGGTCGAAGCGAGCCTCAGAATGGTGAAGAAAGGTGATTTTTAGTGACTTTAGAAACtactgatctactgggattttcatgcAAAACCATCTCTaggatttattgattgattgattgagaatttatttgaacacaaaataaaagatgaagacaacaacacaaatgaaacaacaacaagactcaacacttatttgtgttcaaaaggagacTACAGAGAATAgttagaaaaagagaaaatatccagtgagccaaaaattattagaagaaattaaatacattaagacatgaaatgtttcattctgtgtgtaatggatcaatataatgtgttatttccactttttgaattgaattactgacataaataaactttctatgatattctaatttattgagatgcacctgtatttataGTTGAATTGTGAGAGTATTTCCTTCTACAAAAGTCAAGTAAAAGGAAATCCCCAGGTCAGATTCACCATCTGTCACCATCCTATTGTTTCATCAGCCAGGACTTGTTGTCACTTACGTAAGTATACATCAGACTTCTCTCTAATTAGCCTCCTAGATGAACCCCTCCCTTCGCCAACACATTTAATGTGTAAGACATTGTAAGTGCATTAGACTAATCCCCCCTATCTGGCTTGCACCGCTCCGAGCATTTCAGTGAACAGATACATGCACGAGCTGATGATGGAGCTGCACACACAAGTACTCTACACATGTCTTTGACTTGAAATGAAGATTTTGCCAAACTTCTAGTATTTTGGAGGACTCGTTGAGGACAATGTTGAGAttcagtgtgcatgtgtgggtgcTATGGCTGCTTTTTGCAGGTAATGTAtgttgtaattgtgtaattgtgCAAATGTGTACTGTATCTTTTACTCAATAGAGTttaaattagtgtttttaaaaGGCTAATATAGAGTATATTCCTCCTGATAGTCAACTTATCAGGAGAGATTATTGTCATGTGAGAATACTGTCTGGCTAATGTGTCCAAGTGTGTAGTGTAATGCACAACATGCATTTATGCAGTTGCTTAAATTTTTAAAGTCATCCAACTATtataaacaactacaactatATACAACTATTATAagtgtttattgttttgtttttttgcatgttgttttcttgttgttttggtttctcATCTGCATTCTGTGGGTTAATCAGCTTTACACTTTGTGGCTGTGTGCTGAACCTCACAGACACGTGTTgaaagttggattttttttttttaaagaagaaatattGGATTGTATTTGTCTCTCCAGGCACTTTTTCCGATGAGGACGTCGGCGGTTGTGAACAGCAGCCATGCCAAAACGGTGGTTTATGTGAGAGCCACAGTGGAGGTTTCAGATGCCTTTGCTCCCAACAAAGCCAAAATGGGCGCCTCTATGGAGGAGAGAACTGCACAACTGCACTTTTAGGCTGCGATGGCATCCAATGCGAGAACGGAGGAATATGCTCTCCCTTACTTGTCAATGATCAGCACACTTACACATGCATCTGCCTTGCTGGCTTCACAGGACCTAATTGCCAGACCACCACCATCTTTTCATTTGAGTCCAGAGGCTACATGTACATAGAGACTCAGCTTCTAGATCCAGAGGCTCCTCTTGATGTGTCATTCAGCTTCAGGACAACAAGACCAGTCGGCACCCTCCTGCAGCGCAGAGTGAACGACCTGCTCCTCAGCATCGAGCTGATGGACGGCCATCTCTGTCTGCGCAGCCTGAGAGGTCAAGGCTCCAGCACGCTGGTTCAGGAGCTGCCTGAGTACTTGTCCAACAACAAGTGGCACACGGTAGAAGCATCACTAGGCGGCGTGGTCAGTCTCATCAGGCTGCTTTGCATTGAAGGGAGCTGCATCAGAGACTCCCGCTCGGAAGTCCAGGTGCTTGAGCAAGCCTCTGCTCTCCCAGAGCCAGGAACAGTTCGTCAAAGTCTCTTCATAGGAGCAATCGGTGGGAACTGGGGTTCGGGCAGAGCGGCGGATGAAGCAGATTACCCGCCTGCTTTTCTAGGCTGCTTCAGAGATGTGTTAGTGGACTCACATCTGGTGTTGCCTGCTGTAGTGGCAGAAGATTCAGACACTCAGGAAAATGTCACAGCAGGATGCAATGACAAAGACAAGTGCGATGAAAGTCCGTGTCAGAACCGAGGGCGCTGTGTGAGCCAGGGCTGGAGGAGCTACATGTGTGAGTGCCACAGGCCATACGAGGGAAACGACTGTGCAGAGGGTAAGACGCTCACACATCATGGATGTATTACTGAATAAGACCTACAGGGTGCAAAGTGTCAGctcacaaaaggactaaaattAGATTGAAAATGACAACAAGatttacaaagagacacatagtgactacaaagagactgaaaacaactacaaagagacaaaatgactacaaggagTCATCTAGTGAAtacaaaaagaccccaaatCACCCAAAAGATACAcataatgactacaaagagacctaaatgactacaaagagacctaaatgactacaaagagacacatactgACTACAAAGATACcttaatgactacaaagagactcaaaataactacaaagagacacaaaatgactacaaggagTCATCTGGTGACtacaaaaatacccaaaatcCACCGAAAGAGACACATACTGACTACATAGacactcaaaataaaaacaaagaccacaaaaCCACCAGAGATGCAtaactactacaaagagacaaaaaattacagcaAATCAATGCTAAACTGATTCacaatgtgtttgtttatgatgTGTAGGTCTCATTCAtgttatatatcatataaatgaggataacattagcaataaaacagaaagtttaACCTTTTCAGTGGATATATCTTAAAGTGTTTTAACTAGCTCTGAAATGCTATgtgtagaaatgtttttttttatgaattctCGCATTCAAATAACACTTCTCTGGACAGAATCCCTGGATAACATGCTGGCATTGACAAAGGTCAAGTCAGGTTCAATGCTACCTAGAAGAGATGCACCAAGCAGAGTGATAAAATTAGGCACTTTAAAGAAGCTTACAGTGGCAGTGGAAATAGCACCACGTTCAGCCACACAGTCATGCAATTAGAAGGCATTCAGTAACTCCTGGACTGGGGATTAAAAAAACGTGGGTTTCTGTTGCTCACCTGGCATGCTTTCACTTTGACAAATCAAGAGGTCTTATGGACCGGGGCCATGCAGAGGCATTATCATTGGTTGGTGTCCTAAACAGCCTCTTGCTGTTAATGAACTGATAGCTCTCTTCACTGTAAAAACCAATGCTGGGAAATAGTCCATTTTCTCACTTGTCTGTCAAAACAAGCTTTTATTAAGTTGATGACTGCTTCTGCCCTCTAACATTGATAATGTCCTGTAAGTAGAGAAGCTAAAATAATCAATCCTCTCACCTGactctttttaaaatgtctcaaaCTCCTTTAAGGTCTACTTCTTCTTTGTTTGAGTTGACTTTGAtggctttttctttcttccctgTACCCATGCAGAGTATATCACAGCAAGGTTTGGAAACAAAGACCTGGAGAGTTATGCTTCATTCTCACTGGACGATGACCCAGGTGATACTGTGACTATATCCATGTTCATACGCACCAGACAGTCCAGCGGGCTGCTCCTCATCCTGGCCAACAGCACCAGCCAGTACCTCCGCCTGTGGCTGGACGAGGGCAGGGTCAAAGTTCAGGTCAACAACTTTGAGACTTTCGTCGGTCAGGGTGCGGTCAGTGACGGCCATTTCCATCTGGTGACTGTAAAGCTGGAAGGAATGACTGCCATGTTGTTCCAGTCAGCCCAGAGCCAGGGCTCTATGCCCATTAGGCCCATCCAGGCTCAGGCTTTGGATATGGTTTTTGTTGGTGGGCTCCCAGACTCCAGGGCCTCTGCCTCGTTTGGTGGCTACTTTAAGGGATGTGTCCAGGATCTGAGGATTAACAGCAAACGGCTGCAGTTCTTT is part of the Centropristis striata isolate RG_2023a ecotype Rhode Island chromosome 11, C.striata_1.0, whole genome shotgun sequence genome and encodes:
- the zbtb41 gene encoding zinc finger and BTB domain-containing protein 41; the encoded protein is MKKKPCNPPRPKRSRQVSASNECGAEPGTVLGSNLQLNSETVPQSTSQIRNLAMSQHSHNLLKFLNEDRSRQRFCDVSVSVGGKLFSAHKVVLAHGSSYFHAELSKNPATAHVTLDHVEDSVFQLLLGFLYTSECVVAETDLPALTEAARFLDMMDILKLLCEEGDNNPVRVIQAQDETRGSPEGEMMFSDSPAGDTDIQSQCDVQYTMCGRQFTTDSSQHNHLAECHTDVQQETSTEKEKTAPQRTATTRRSARRRRTPTKYQRENVEYFINAPEEKQRTVYVRRDQDEERMEAVGKVVVENQAPKLDENETSAQDVMDEEEGEQEGDMNEDVAAQRKVIDVCAADKNEGQHASDVVRTEHQADGEVEAQVPAAGSSTQSSVYPEGLAPVIIKTSSKKILKCPKCDKTFDRAGKYESHTRVHTGEKPFQCDICLQRYSTKSNLTVHKKKHTSDAPFQKKEHKCPFCNKLHASKKTLAKHVRRFHPDHIQEFFTKRKRKSEGWKCAICLKTFTRRPHLQEHMILHTQDRPFKCSFCDEYFKSRFARLKHQEKFHLGPFPCEICGRQFNDTGNRKRHIECTHGGKRKWTCFVCGKSVRERTTLREHLRIHSGEKPHLCSICGQSFRHGSSYRLHLRVHHDDKRYECDECGKTFIRHDHLTKHQKIHSGEKAHQCEECGKCFRRHDHLTVHYKSIHLGEKVWQKYKTAVHQCEVCKKEFKGKSSLEMHFRTHSGEKPHRCPECNQTFRIKKTLTKHMVIHSDARPFNCPHCSATFKRKDKLKYHVDHVHSTRFTEPPLGTLSEDKIVSIPFEETSKVYRAEPKSALQSSPPPTNVCVPVTLVPVQMAGGAQGDLNVHRASSISSQTHSVVSMQAQGPQQNSSYQAATDLAFLEKYTLTPQPANIVHPVRPDQMLDPREQSYLGTLLGLDSASSVQNISNSDHTH